From a region of the Candidatus Pelagibacter sp. FZCC0015 genome:
- a CDS encoding glutathione S-transferase family protein, with translation MIELFSANTPNGWKISIMLEEIGYEYKVTKVDLGKDEQFKPEYLKISPFGKIPVIIDHENTKSIFESGAILMYLGEKSGKFYNEKDRLVINQWLMAQMGTVGPMIGQHHQFHHYNPGKSEFGEERYFKITKRIYGELDTRLKQSKFLAGPEYTIADIATWPWMARHEWHDIGLKNYQNLSRWYQEIAEREAVVKGYAFMDKEAKIPKV, from the coding sequence ATGATAGAACTTTTTTCTGCTAATACTCCTAATGGATGGAAAATAAGTATTATGCTTGAAGAAATTGGTTATGAGTACAAAGTAACCAAAGTTGATTTAGGTAAAGATGAACAATTTAAACCAGAGTACTTAAAAATTAGTCCATTTGGTAAAATTCCCGTCATCATTGATCATGAGAACACTAAAAGCATCTTCGAGTCTGGTGCAATCTTAATGTATTTAGGTGAGAAAAGTGGAAAATTTTATAATGAAAAAGATAGACTGGTTATTAATCAATGGTTAATGGCTCAAATGGGAACCGTAGGTCCAATGATTGGCCAACATCACCAGTTTCATCACTATAATCCTGGCAAAAGTGAATTTGGGGAAGAAAGATATTTTAAAATTACTAAAAGAATTTATGGAGAATTAGACACAAGATTAAAACAATCTAAATTTCTTGCAGGTCCTGAATACACAATTGCTGATATTGCAACATGGCCATGGATGGCGAGACATGAGTGGCATGATATTGGTTTGAAAAATTATCAAAACTTATCTAGATGGTACCAAGAAATAGCTGAACGTGAGGCTGTAGTTAAAGGTTATGCTTTTATGGATAAAGAGGCAAAAATTCCAAAAGTTTAA
- a CDS encoding 2Fe-2S iron-sulfur cluster-binding protein: protein MAKITYHTHDNKTHTIDVQNGLTVMEGAVQNDIPGIDADCGGGMACATCHVYVKEEWLDKLPAKEDGEEDMLDMAFEPKSNSRLSCQLIVSDELDGLEVNIPSKQG, encoded by the coding sequence ATGGCAAAAATTACTTATCACACTCACGATAACAAAACTCACACGATCGATGTTCAAAACGGTTTAACTGTAATGGAAGGTGCTGTTCAAAATGATATTCCAGGAATTGATGCAGATTGTGGAGGTGGAATGGCGTGTGCTACCTGCCATGTTTATGTCAAAGAAGAATGGTTAGATAAGCTTCCAGCAAAAGAAGATGGTGAGGAAGATATGCTTGATATGGCTTTTGAACCAAAAAGTAATAGTAGGTTGAGTTGTCAGTTAATAGTTTCAGATGAGCTGGATGGATTAGAAGTAAACATTCCATCAAAGCAAGGATAA
- a CDS encoding TraR/DksA family transcriptional regulator, whose amino-acid sequence MPKTTKAKKKVSKPKTKVVSKAKPTTTKVAAKGPVKISKTYVPKDTEKYMCEKHKVFFRMRLTEWKKELIKANNEALYNGGMDDNNISADIVDQANSYIDSNVEMKAINRQIKLISEIDKALRRIREDTYGYCLDTAEPIGLKRLMARPVAKYTIAAQEKHEKEEKVHADD is encoded by the coding sequence ATGCCAAAGACTACTAAAGCAAAGAAAAAAGTATCAAAACCAAAAACTAAAGTTGTGAGTAAAGCAAAACCAACTACAACTAAAGTTGCAGCCAAAGGTCCTGTAAAAATTTCAAAAACTTATGTTCCAAAAGATACTGAAAAATATATGTGTGAAAAACATAAAGTATTTTTTAGAATGAGACTAACTGAATGGAAAAAAGAACTAATCAAAGCTAATAATGAAGCTCTCTACAATGGTGGGATGGATGATAATAATATTTCTGCAGATATTGTTGATCAGGCAAACTCTTATATTGATAGTAATGTAGAGATGAAAGCAATTAACAGACAGATTAAATTAATCTCAGAAATAGATAAAGCGTTAAGAAGAATTAGAGAAGATACTTATGGTTATTGTTTAGATACAGCAGAGCCAATTGGATTAAAAAGATTAATGGCAAGACCTGTTGCTAAATACACTATTGCAGCACAAGAAAAGCATGAAAAAGAAGAAAAAGTTCATGCTGATGATTAA
- a CDS encoding NAD(P)/FAD-dependent oxidoreductase → MNKTDVLIIGAGPTGLFCAHQLGIIGLSCEIVDNLDKAGGQCIELYPDKPIYDIPAVPECTGEELTNNLLQQIKPFNVKFHLNERVEELKKNQNRWHVKTSGGVEFDVAAIVIAGGVGSFEPRKFSVKECEKFEGNSLFYSIKDKSIFKDKSISIFGGGDSALDWAIELSNTSKVNLIHRRDGFSGAESSVQKVKDLNDQGKLNLFTKYQMDSVTGDKQIETVKIKHDEGEIKEIKSDYVLGFFGLIMQLGPILDWGLNINKKTVEVNTENFETNVDGIFAIGDICSYPGKLKLILSGFHEGALAARGCFKYAKPDEKLRFEFTTTSKAAQERLGIKK, encoded by the coding sequence ATGAATAAAACAGATGTATTAATTATTGGAGCAGGGCCTACGGGTTTATTTTGTGCTCATCAACTTGGAATTATAGGCTTGAGCTGTGAGATAGTCGACAATCTTGATAAAGCAGGTGGTCAATGTATCGAGCTTTATCCTGACAAACCGATTTATGATATCCCAGCTGTACCAGAGTGTACTGGTGAAGAGTTAACTAATAATCTTTTACAACAAATTAAACCTTTCAATGTCAAATTTCATTTAAATGAAAGAGTAGAAGAGTTAAAAAAAAATCAAAATAGATGGCATGTTAAAACTTCTGGTGGAGTAGAGTTTGATGTTGCAGCAATTGTAATAGCTGGTGGTGTTGGTTCTTTTGAGCCAAGAAAATTTTCAGTAAAAGAATGTGAAAAATTTGAGGGAAATTCTTTATTTTATTCAATTAAAGATAAATCAATATTTAAAGATAAATCTATTTCAATTTTTGGTGGAGGGGATTCAGCTTTAGATTGGGCAATTGAATTATCAAATACATCTAAAGTAAATTTAATACATAGAAGAGATGGTTTTAGTGGAGCAGAGTCTAGTGTTCAAAAAGTAAAAGATCTTAATGATCAAGGAAAGTTAAATTTATTTACGAAATATCAAATGGATTCGGTAACTGGAGATAAACAAATTGAAACTGTTAAAATAAAACATGATGAAGGTGAAATTAAAGAAATTAAATCTGATTATGTATTAGGTTTCTTTGGTTTAATCATGCAGCTTGGGCCAATTTTAGATTGGGGTTTAAATATAAATAAAAAAACTGTTGAAGTTAATACCGAAAATTTTGAAACCAATGTAGACGGAATTTTTGCAATTGGTGATATTTGTTCTTATCCAGGAAAATTAAAATTAATTCTTTCAGGTTTTCATGAGGGAGCTTTAGCAGCTAGAGGTTGTTTTAAATATGCTAAACCAGATGAAAAATTAAGATTTGAATTCACAACAACTTCTAAAGCTGCACAAGAAAGACTTGGAATTAAAAAATGA
- a CDS encoding fatty acid desaturase: MDVKLEKWHKCQVDKEVLKELSKKSDLKGLQHVSVFFGLLLVTGILAYQTWGTWWSVFWFLVYGNIYSFSNPLWHETGHKTAFHSKFLNELFYYISSYMANFEPTRWRYTHFVHHGNTYSTENPFDHEIEYGNDLKETPKRLIINIIPFLDLIFFKKHISFEIIQHAFGIKTKVMQDSIPESAQAKAIFISRIYVAIWLLIILWSILVSSWMPLLYFVLPQFYGKTLHKLVAFTQHAGLARNVKDHRVTSREMYLNPILSFLYWKMEYHLTHHMFPTVPSYNLDKLHHHIKDQLPKPNDGLIDAYKEIIPALMKQKEDTSYFIKKELPEPQNI; encoded by the coding sequence ATGGATGTTAAATTAGAAAAATGGCACAAATGTCAAGTTGATAAAGAAGTTCTTAAAGAGCTTTCAAAGAAATCAGATTTAAAAGGACTGCAACATGTTTCGGTTTTTTTTGGACTATTATTGGTAACTGGAATTCTAGCTTATCAAACTTGGGGTACATGGTGGTCAGTATTTTGGTTTTTAGTTTATGGAAATATTTACTCTTTTTCTAATCCATTATGGCATGAGACAGGTCACAAAACTGCTTTTCATTCAAAATTTTTAAACGAACTTTTTTATTACATTTCCTCCTATATGGCTAACTTTGAACCAACAAGATGGAGATACACACATTTTGTTCATCATGGAAATACTTATTCAACAGAAAATCCTTTTGATCATGAAATTGAATATGGCAATGATTTAAAAGAAACACCAAAAAGATTAATTATAAATATTATTCCATTTTTGGATTTAATTTTTTTTAAAAAACATATTTCATTTGAAATTATTCAGCATGCATTTGGAATTAAAACAAAAGTCATGCAAGATAGCATTCCAGAAAGTGCACAAGCAAAAGCAATTTTTATTTCAAGAATTTATGTTGCTATTTGGCTTTTAATTATTTTATGGTCTATATTAGTTTCTTCTTGGATGCCTCTATTATATTTTGTGTTACCACAATTTTATGGAAAAACTTTACATAAACTTGTTGCATTCACTCAGCACGCTGGTTTAGCAAGAAACGTCAAAGATCATAGGGTTACATCCCGTGAAATGTATTTAAATCCAATACTAAGTTTTTTATATTGGAAAATGGAATATCATTTAACTCATCATATGTTTCCAACAGTTCCATCATATAACCTGGACAAATTGCATCACCATATTAAAGATCAGTTACCAAAACCAAATGATGGATTAATAGATGCTTATAAAGAAATTATTCCTGCCTTAATGAAACAAAAAGAAGATACAAGCTATTTTATAAAAAAAGAACTACCCGAACCTCAAAATATTTAA